In one Candidatus Macondimonas diazotrophica genomic region, the following are encoded:
- the phoU gene encoding phosphate signaling complex protein PhoU, producing MMEAGDIAQHTSRRYNEELEGIRSRVLAMGGAVEDQIDQAMRALVGADSQLAEEVVAADHRINMQEVTLDEECNRILARRQPAAGDLRLIITILKIITDLERVGDESCKIARMAAQLSQMERSPHCYQALEHLAARARAMLTDALDAFARMDPRAALQVVHADEEVDREYEAIWRQNITFMMEDPRTIRRMLDIIWCARALERVGDHSRNIAEYVIFLVGGRDVRHISLQEMRAAVDRLHPPEPSAP from the coding sequence ATCATGGAAGCCGGTGACATTGCCCAGCACACGTCCCGCCGTTACAACGAAGAGCTTGAAGGGATCCGCAGCCGGGTACTGGCGATGGGCGGCGCAGTCGAAGACCAGATCGATCAGGCTATGCGGGCACTGGTCGGGGCCGACAGTCAGCTGGCTGAAGAGGTGGTCGCTGCCGATCATCGCATCAACATGCAGGAGGTCACGCTGGATGAGGAATGCAACCGCATTCTCGCCCGCCGTCAGCCTGCCGCGGGCGACCTGCGACTGATTATCACGATCCTCAAGATCATCACCGATCTGGAGCGCGTGGGCGACGAGTCCTGCAAGATTGCGCGGATGGCTGCACAACTGAGCCAGATGGAGCGGTCTCCGCATTGCTATCAGGCCTTGGAGCATCTGGCCGCGCGCGCGCGCGCCATGCTGACCGACGCGCTCGATGCCTTTGCCCGCATGGATCCGCGTGCTGCGTTGCAGGTTGTGCATGCGGATGAGGAAGTCGATCGCGAATATGAAGCGATCTGGCGCCAGAACATCACTTTCATGATGGAAGATCCGCGTACCATTCGTCGTATGCTGGATATCATCTGGTGCGCGCGCGCCTTGGAGCGGGTCGGGGACCATTCCCGTAACATCGCCGAGTATGTGATTTTTCTGGTCGGTGGGCGCGATGTCCGACACATTTCACTGCAGGAGATGCGGGCCGCGGTGGATCGTTTGCATCCGCCCGAGCCGTCGGCCCCGTGA
- a CDS encoding tetratricopeptide repeat protein, which translates to MYRLMLGILLLVLTACSSTGGRLPTPLPPVPPPEPVPAPAPSPPVEPSTPRPPEREDVPMAPLSPSARTLLTQAEAQRERGDLNAATATVERALRLAPAHPQPWLALADIQLTQQRPAEAEAMARRALSLGGATRTVRRQAWTLIARARQMRGDSQGARDAQERADRET; encoded by the coding sequence ATGTACCGGCTGATGCTGGGAATACTGCTTCTGGTTTTGACTGCCTGCAGCAGTACCGGGGGGCGCTTGCCCACGCCGTTGCCCCCGGTGCCGCCCCCGGAGCCCGTGCCGGCACCGGCGCCGTCTCCGCCCGTTGAACCATCCACGCCGCGCCCCCCGGAGCGGGAAGATGTCCCGATGGCGCCGCTCAGTCCCTCAGCCCGCACCCTGCTTACGCAGGCTGAAGCGCAGCGTGAACGCGGCGACCTCAATGCGGCTACGGCGACTGTCGAGCGGGCTCTGCGCCTGGCGCCCGCACATCCTCAACCCTGGCTCGCACTGGCGGACATCCAGCTGACTCAGCAGCGTCCTGCGGAAGCCGAAGCGATGGCGCGACGGGCGCTCTCCCTGGGTGGTGCGACGCGAACCGTCCGTCGGCAGGCATGGACGTTGATTGCCCGAGCCCGCCAGATGCGGGGCGATTCGCAGGGCGCCCGGGATGCGCAAGAGCGTGCCGATCGCGAGACATGA
- a CDS encoding ATP-binding cassette domain-containing protein, giving the protein MDEVNRNAPDTRAGESVGARLEVHALQVSTHAGMGLLHPMSFALPAGVITALIGPEGAGKTLLLRTLFGLTLAVGRLDVAGAVILPDRTALALDDAEYAESVRRSMVWIPSAPAVLPGTLRDNLVYGLRLQGERKLSDPVQSILDRLGLSESWSPRLHRCASELNGEQRYLLALARSLIVDPRVVLVDVPAMSLSPAATGRMETLLQDLQQDRVILMATHNLSQAARLSEMCLFLHAGRVMECSPTDRMFTCPERRETEWYLTGRYGSAQLTQSKVWRNHGSR; this is encoded by the coding sequence ATGGACGAGGTGAACCGAAACGCGCCGGATACACGCGCCGGCGAAAGTGTCGGGGCGAGGCTGGAAGTGCATGCCTTGCAGGTCAGCACGCACGCGGGCATGGGTCTGCTGCATCCCATGAGTTTCGCTTTGCCGGCGGGTGTGATCACCGCGTTGATCGGACCTGAAGGGGCTGGAAAAACGCTCCTGTTGCGGACCCTGTTCGGACTGACGCTTGCTGTCGGTCGCCTGGACGTTGCCGGAGCGGTCATTTTGCCGGACCGAACCGCACTGGCCCTCGATGACGCGGAATACGCTGAATCGGTGCGCCGGTCCATGGTATGGATTCCCAGCGCTCCGGCGGTACTGCCGGGTACACTGCGCGACAACCTCGTCTATGGTCTGCGACTGCAGGGCGAACGCAAGCTGAGCGATCCGGTCCAATCGATATTGGATCGATTGGGTCTTTCTGAGTCGTGGTCCCCGCGCTTGCATCGATGCGCGAGTGAGCTGAACGGTGAACAGCGCTATCTACTGGCGTTGGCGCGCAGTTTGATCGTCGATCCCCGGGTGGTGTTGGTGGATGTTCCCGCGATGTCTCTGAGTCCCGCTGCAACAGGTCGAATGGAGACATTGCTGCAAGACCTGCAACAGGATCGTGTGATTCTGATGGCCACGCACAATCTGTCTCAAGCCGCTCGCTTGTCCGAGATGTGCTTGTTTCTTCACGCGGGGCGAGTCATGGAGTGCAGTCCTACCGATCGCATGTTTACCTGCCCGGAACGGCGGGAAACCGAATGGTACTTGACTGGGCGGTATGGCTCGGCGCAATTGACCCAATCGAAGGTATGGAGGAATCATGGAAGCCGGTGA
- the tsaB gene encoding tRNA (adenosine(37)-N6)-threonylcarbamoyltransferase complex dimerization subunit type 1 TsaB — translation MRLLAIDGATERASVGIWNDGVAKYREREAQGGHGDWLLATVRELLDDSGYPLSSFDAIAFGCGPGSFTGLRVVAAVVQGLAFGADLGVIPVSDLEILAQDEAERGDGSILAALDARMGEIYWAAFSARAGQLVRLVDDTVGAPESLILPDADGQWRGAGNAWMAYGPCLCPQRIVPPLGDVLPAGRCLMRLAISRYETGAMVPAEAALPVYVRNRIVQSHSGP, via the coding sequence ATGCGGTTATTGGCGATTGATGGCGCTACCGAACGGGCTTCGGTGGGGATCTGGAATGACGGTGTCGCGAAGTACCGCGAACGCGAAGCGCAAGGCGGTCACGGTGATTGGCTGCTCGCGACGGTGCGTGAGCTCCTGGACGATTCTGGTTATCCCCTTTCCAGCTTTGATGCTATCGCCTTTGGGTGTGGGCCGGGTAGCTTTACCGGATTGCGCGTCGTTGCTGCCGTGGTCCAGGGATTGGCGTTCGGCGCCGATCTTGGCGTGATTCCCGTATCCGATCTGGAAATACTGGCCCAGGATGAGGCGGAACGCGGCGATGGGTCGATTCTTGCCGCACTGGATGCACGCATGGGGGAGATCTATTGGGCCGCGTTTTCGGCGCGGGCAGGGCAGCTTGTCCGGCTTGTGGACGATACGGTGGGTGCGCCGGAAAGCCTCATTTTGCCAGACGCCGATGGACAGTGGCGGGGTGCGGGGAATGCGTGGATGGCTTATGGGCCGTGTTTGTGTCCGCAGCGCATCGTGCCGCCTCTCGGGGATGTGCTCCCCGCAGGGCGCTGCTTGATGAGACTGGCGATATCGCGTTATGAGACCGGCGCGATGGTGCCGGCCGAGGCCGCCTTGCCGGTCTATGTGCGCAATCGGATTGTGCAATCGCATTCAGGGCCCTGA
- a CDS encoding ATP-dependent DNA helicase gives MSDDPENGGIWGDESPLTQQLKGYQVRPGQIQMSEWIREALAGRQTRVIEAGTGIGKTFAYLVPILTMGERVLISTATLALQDQLMVKDLPFLQRALGVKRDVVLLKGRGRYLCRYRFFQAEQDLWYDGRGALGRVRHWVDQTRSGDLSECAALPANPELIGRITATGDTCLGQECPEFRTCYVVKARRAAMDAEVVVINHHLLFADLALREEGFGELLPGADGVVMDEAHHVAEVAAQFFGRTVSSRQIALLIRDVRAEREAAGGADHRDLIQAAELVDRASRTLRGHLPDGERRIAWNAKTDEAGVFLAQRAALSDALDSLAAGLRGVADRTPGLAQLLRRTQHLHDHLARWGEEASHTGEVHWLQTTRTGVVMHTTPLEVGEQLREFRMQRQCAWIFTSATLAVGRDFSRFLKDVGLDEEIPCLQLPSPFDYHRQALMYVPEALPAPDAPDYEVRYLAEVRQALEWSGGRAFLLFTSHRALRHAAEALSDLQFPLLVQGEAPPARLLERFQEIGHAVLLGAASFWAGVDVRGDALQLVAIDRLPFASPDDPVLQARINAARARGGNPFQECQLPTAVIAMRQGAGRLIRDANDRGVLLVGDRRLIHRSYGRAFMSSLPDMPVTRKSHEVAAFFSRLRSEEQRADAVIGD, from the coding sequence ATGAGCGACGATCCGGAAAACGGCGGAATCTGGGGGGATGAATCGCCCCTGACCCAGCAACTGAAGGGCTATCAGGTCCGGCCCGGTCAAATCCAGATGTCCGAGTGGATTCGCGAAGCCCTGGCCGGCCGACAGACGCGGGTGATCGAAGCAGGAACCGGAATCGGCAAGACCTTTGCCTATCTGGTTCCGATCCTGACGATGGGCGAGCGCGTGCTCATTTCGACCGCCACCTTGGCACTTCAGGATCAGCTCATGGTCAAGGACCTGCCTTTTTTGCAGCGCGCTTTGGGTGTGAAGCGCGACGTGGTGCTGCTCAAGGGGCGCGGACGGTATCTGTGTCGCTACCGCTTTTTTCAGGCGGAACAGGATCTGTGGTATGACGGCCGCGGCGCTTTGGGAAGGGTCCGCCATTGGGTGGATCAGACGCGGTCGGGTGATCTGTCCGAATGTGCGGCGCTTCCGGCGAATCCGGAACTGATCGGCCGGATCACCGCCACAGGGGATACCTGTCTTGGCCAGGAATGCCCCGAATTTCGCACCTGTTATGTCGTCAAGGCACGCCGTGCGGCGATGGACGCCGAAGTCGTGGTGATCAACCATCATCTGCTGTTTGCCGATCTGGCGTTGCGGGAGGAAGGATTCGGCGAGTTGCTTCCGGGGGCTGATGGCGTGGTGATGGATGAAGCCCATCACGTCGCGGAAGTCGCCGCGCAGTTTTTCGGACGCACCGTGAGCAGCCGGCAGATCGCGCTGTTGATACGTGATGTACGCGCGGAGCGTGAAGCGGCCGGTGGCGCCGATCATCGGGATTTGATTCAGGCTGCCGAGTTGGTCGACCGGGCCTCCCGAACGCTGCGTGGGCACTTGCCGGATGGTGAGCGTCGGATCGCCTGGAATGCAAAGACGGATGAGGCGGGTGTGTTTCTGGCACAGCGCGCCGCGCTGTCAGACGCATTGGATAGCTTGGCAGCGGGTCTGCGAGGCGTCGCCGATCGCACCCCGGGATTGGCTCAGTTGCTGCGGCGGACGCAGCATCTGCACGACCATCTGGCGCGCTGGGGCGAAGAGGCCAGCCATACCGGGGAGGTACACTGGCTGCAGACCACCCGAACGGGCGTCGTGATGCACACAACACCGCTGGAGGTTGGCGAGCAGCTGCGCGAGTTCCGCATGCAGCGCCAGTGCGCCTGGATTTTCACCTCCGCCACACTGGCGGTTGGCCGGGATTTTTCGCGTTTTTTGAAAGACGTCGGACTGGATGAGGAGATCCCGTGTCTTCAGTTGCCCAGTCCATTTGATTATCATCGCCAAGCGCTGATGTACGTGCCCGAAGCGCTGCCTGCTCCCGACGCTCCAGACTACGAGGTCCGCTATCTCGCCGAAGTTCGTCAGGCATTAGAGTGGAGTGGTGGTCGCGCCTTTTTACTGTTCACCAGTCACCGCGCCTTGCGTCATGCTGCCGAGGCGTTGTCGGACTTGCAGTTTCCACTTCTCGTCCAGGGTGAGGCCCCGCCTGCACGGTTACTCGAACGATTTCAGGAAATCGGCCATGCGGTGTTATTGGGTGCGGCCAGTTTCTGGGCAGGCGTGGATGTTCGGGGCGATGCGTTGCAACTGGTCGCCATCGATCGCTTGCCCTTCGCCTCGCCGGATGATCCGGTGTTGCAGGCGCGGATCAACGCAGCGCGCGCGCGTGGCGGCAACCCGTTTCAGGAATGTCAGCTGCCGACTGCCGTGATTGCGATGCGTCAGGGGGCGGGCCGATTGATTCGGGATGCGAACGATCGCGGTGTGTTGCTGGTCGGGGATCGGCGTTTGATCCATCGATCCTACGGTCGCGCCTTCATGTCCAGTCTGCCGGACATGCCGGTGACCCGGAAATCCCACGAGGTGGCGGCGTTCTTTTCCCGACTGCGGAGCGAGGAGCAGCGAGCAGATGCGGTTATTGGCGATTGA
- a CDS encoding porin, with product MKKNLVAVAMGSLMVLPGAALADVKVYGRFNVGLDGQKDEIGLDSKEGSTTWRLQDQNNSSRLGFKGSHDIGMGDMSVIYQLEYGTNPDGSESDEFSERNIFMGLQGAFGTAKVGKFDTPVKEIGSKADQFNDESIGDITNLMVGETRANNMIQYNTPKLGNLVTLTAAVAPGEGREALDNANDEDNGVADTYYASAELEQGPFYAAVAYAGDQAGSLKFDGSTVGVDILRATVAVELMEALEIGALYQQAKGIDQDNGVQGGDAEETSWLGSIAYSYEAFKFKVQYGQTSGDQTDIDRTELAVGIDYKLSKALTAQAYYVTYEDEGRTVGGIDDPQTDSYGLGLVFKF from the coding sequence GTGAAGAAGAATCTAGTCGCAGTAGCTATGGGAAGCCTTATGGTATTGCCGGGTGCAGCCCTGGCTGACGTCAAGGTCTATGGCCGATTCAATGTTGGCCTGGATGGACAGAAAGATGAGATCGGGCTGGATTCGAAGGAAGGGAGCACGACCTGGCGCCTGCAGGACCAGAACAACTCCTCGCGCCTGGGCTTCAAGGGCAGCCATGACATCGGCATGGGCGACATGTCGGTGATCTATCAGTTGGAATATGGCACCAATCCCGATGGCAGCGAGAGCGACGAGTTCTCGGAGCGGAACATTTTCATGGGGCTCCAAGGCGCCTTCGGGACCGCCAAGGTCGGTAAATTCGATACGCCGGTCAAAGAAATCGGCAGCAAGGCCGACCAGTTCAACGACGAGTCCATTGGCGACATCACCAATCTGATGGTGGGTGAGACCCGCGCCAACAACATGATCCAGTACAACACGCCCAAGCTGGGCAACCTGGTGACCCTCACCGCCGCAGTGGCGCCGGGCGAAGGGCGCGAAGCGCTCGACAATGCCAATGACGAGGACAACGGCGTTGCCGATACCTATTACGCGTCGGCAGAACTCGAACAAGGACCGTTTTATGCTGCGGTGGCCTATGCCGGTGATCAGGCAGGCAGTCTGAAATTCGATGGAAGTACCGTTGGGGTCGACATTCTCCGCGCCACGGTTGCGGTCGAATTGATGGAAGCCCTGGAAATCGGTGCACTCTATCAGCAGGCCAAAGGCATCGATCAGGATAATGGCGTTCAGGGCGGCGATGCCGAAGAGACTTCCTGGTTGGGTTCGATTGCCTACAGCTACGAAGCCTTCAAATTCAAGGTTCAGTATGGTCAGACTTCCGGTGATCAGACCGACATCGACCGCACCGAGCTCGCAGTTGGGATCGACTACAAGCTCAGCAAGGCGCTGACTGCGCAGGCCTACTACGTGACCTATGAAGACGAAGGCCGTACGGTTGGCGGCATCGACGATCCTCAGACCGACAGCTATGGTTTGGGCCTGGTCTTCAAGTTCTGA
- a CDS encoding DUF2057 domain-containing protein, with protein MLQHLSKFLVMACLLTLGACANPQLRLYDGGQKPDSKIALVTLPEAIEAARLNGVEVKGASGLWTRGDKVLELTPGRYELLAFYREVWEHGDSHDVLRSDPVLFVIEAKPGEQYRVEYVHPDNYAQARQLAADFSAVLVNEATGKRTASQPSGVRFPTGLMAQFSGASELESADGQARPGQQQVIEPMGAAAARSVSPEPVTDQRAAERAASPATPRDADWVGLMQAWWKQASPAERRAFLRWVGEQPN; from the coding sequence GTGTTGCAGCACCTCAGTAAGTTCCTGGTCATGGCCTGTCTGTTGACCCTTGGCGCCTGCGCCAACCCCCAACTGCGTCTGTATGACGGCGGTCAAAAGCCGGATTCCAAAATCGCGTTGGTTACGCTGCCCGAAGCGATTGAGGCGGCGCGTCTGAATGGGGTCGAGGTGAAGGGCGCCAGCGGGTTGTGGACCCGAGGCGACAAGGTGCTGGAACTGACCCCCGGCCGCTATGAACTGCTGGCGTTCTACCGCGAGGTGTGGGAACACGGTGATTCTCATGATGTGCTTCGTTCGGATCCGGTTTTGTTCGTGATCGAGGCAAAGCCCGGTGAACAGTATCGGGTCGAGTACGTACATCCGGACAACTATGCGCAAGCCAGGCAATTGGCGGCGGATTTCAGCGCCGTACTCGTCAACGAAGCCACGGGCAAGCGAACCGCCTCGCAGCCAAGCGGCGTGCGATTTCCGACAGGGCTGATGGCCCAGTTCAGCGGTGCCAGCGAACTGGAATCGGCCGATGGTCAGGCCCGCCCTGGGCAGCAACAAGTCATCGAGCCAATGGGAGCGGCGGCCGCGCGGTCTGTGTCGCCTGAGCCTGTCACCGATCAGCGGGCTGCCGAACGCGCCGCTTCTCCCGCGACACCGCGGGATGCGGACTGGGTCGGTTTGATGCAGGCCTGGTGGAAGCAAGCCAGTCCCGCAGAGCGGCGCGCATTTCTACGTTGGGTTGGTGAGCAGCCGAACTGA
- the mrcB gene encoding penicillin-binding protein 1B: protein MPSLRPRFLGVGPWVIWVGVLVLSAVAVYAAYLDHTIIARFESRRWSLPAQVYSRPLELGVGEVVDRDQVVRALQRAGYRATARPDTPGTYQVDGQHRLVIHVRALSFWDGPQPARRIRIRFDETGIAELTALDGEAAPALLRLDPELIGSLYGSDGEDRVLVRLNEVPQALLLGLLAVEDRQFSRHVGIDPGAVLRAALSNIRAGRIVQGGSTLTQQLVKNLFLDSDRTFRRKFDEALMAVLLEWHYTKAEILETYLNEVYLGQQAGRAIHGFGLASAYYFGKPLSELEIQETALLVGLVKGPSYYHPLRQPERARSRRDTVLGVFAEVGLLDQATFEVARSRPLGVRTAAQRGGAYGAALGLVRAHLLRDYSQDDVIAEGLRIYTTINPEVQGQAERVLRRNLDRLAQQGKKDLQGAIVVTDVLTGAVQAVVGGRDDAAGGFNRALTARRPIGSLVKPAVYLAALESGRYTLVSTVRDEPVAVKVAGGTIWRPGNASGRFHGEEPLFQALAQSHNAATVHLGLEVGIPRIVQTLRNLGVNADIPQVPAVLLGTLELSPIDVAQMYQTLAGGGIHAPLQIIREVVSPSGQPLRRYPLDLHQAASPEAAALLHAAMRQVVLRGTARSAAGLPSSWEAAGKTGTTDEQRDAWFAGYAGNRMAVVWVGRDDNTPMGLSGSSGALPIWLDLMRNSDVHPIPRVLPDSMALRWVEPATGRAAGPECAGAIELPFQQGTGPGNPVPCALTERWAVHPDENSPVQHLRQWWQDLLGR, encoded by the coding sequence TTGCCTTCATTACGACCTCGTTTCCTCGGTGTCGGCCCATGGGTAATCTGGGTCGGCGTGCTCGTCCTGAGCGCAGTGGCCGTTTATGCGGCATACCTCGATCACACGATCATCGCGCGTTTCGAAAGTCGGCGCTGGTCTCTGCCGGCGCAGGTATACAGCCGCCCACTGGAGCTCGGGGTGGGCGAGGTGGTCGATCGCGACCAGGTGGTGCGCGCGTTGCAACGGGCGGGATATCGTGCGACGGCGCGCCCGGACACACCGGGGACCTATCAGGTAGATGGCCAGCACCGCTTGGTGATCCACGTGCGGGCCCTGTCATTCTGGGACGGCCCTCAGCCGGCTCGCCGCATCCGAATTCGCTTCGATGAAACCGGGATTGCCGAGCTGACTGCCTTGGATGGGGAAGCGGCGCCTGCATTGCTTCGCTTGGACCCTGAATTGATCGGATCGCTTTACGGATCGGATGGGGAAGACCGCGTTCTGGTGCGCTTGAATGAAGTTCCACAAGCGTTGCTTCTGGGACTGCTCGCGGTGGAAGATCGGCAGTTTTCCCGGCATGTGGGGATCGATCCGGGGGCGGTGCTGCGGGCGGCGCTATCCAATATTCGGGCCGGACGCATCGTGCAGGGTGGTAGCACGTTGACCCAGCAACTGGTCAAGAATCTGTTTCTGGACAGTGACCGAACCTTTCGGCGCAAGTTTGACGAAGCGTTGATGGCGGTGCTGCTGGAATGGCATTACACCAAGGCTGAAATCCTCGAAACCTATCTGAACGAAGTCTATCTCGGCCAACAGGCCGGGCGTGCGATTCATGGCTTTGGTCTCGCCAGTGCCTATTATTTCGGCAAGCCATTGAGCGAACTGGAGATTCAGGAAACTGCGCTGCTTGTCGGGCTGGTCAAGGGCCCGTCGTATTATCATCCGTTGCGCCAACCCGAGCGAGCGCGCAGCCGTCGCGATACCGTGCTCGGGGTGTTCGCCGAGGTCGGGCTCCTTGATCAGGCAACATTCGAGGTGGCTCGATCCAGGCCACTGGGCGTGCGCACCGCCGCGCAGCGCGGAGGGGCGTACGGCGCGGCATTGGGGCTGGTCCGCGCCCATCTTCTCCGTGATTACTCTCAGGACGATGTGATCGCCGAGGGTTTGCGGATCTACACCACCATCAACCCGGAGGTTCAGGGTCAGGCGGAGCGTGTTCTTCGACGGAACCTGGACCGACTCGCCCAACAAGGGAAGAAAGATCTCCAAGGCGCGATTGTGGTGACCGATGTCCTCACTGGCGCGGTTCAGGCCGTCGTCGGTGGTCGTGACGATGCCGCCGGGGGATTCAATCGTGCGCTTACTGCGCGGCGGCCGATCGGTTCACTGGTCAAGCCGGCGGTCTATCTCGCCGCGTTGGAGTCTGGACGCTATACACTGGTCAGCACGGTGCGAGACGAGCCGGTGGCAGTCAAGGTGGCGGGTGGCACCATCTGGCGGCCGGGCAATGCATCTGGACGATTCCATGGCGAGGAACCCCTGTTCCAGGCGCTGGCCCAATCGCACAACGCGGCGACGGTGCACCTGGGGCTTGAGGTCGGGATTCCGCGCATCGTTCAGACCTTGCGCAATCTCGGTGTCAATGCGGATATTCCACAGGTTCCTGCAGTACTGCTCGGCACCCTCGAACTCAGTCCGATCGACGTTGCCCAGATGTATCAGACCCTCGCCGGCGGCGGGATCCATGCGCCGCTGCAGATCATCCGGGAAGTCGTCTCCCCGTCGGGCCAGCCGCTACGCCGCTATCCTCTGGACCTGCATCAGGCGGCATCCCCCGAAGCGGCGGCACTGCTTCATGCCGCAATGCGGCAAGTGGTGTTGAGAGGAACCGCTCGGAGTGCGGCAGGGTTGCCGTCGAGTTGGGAAGCCGCCGGAAAGACCGGCACTACGGACGAACAGCGCGACGCATGGTTTGCCGGATATGCGGGCAATCGCATGGCGGTCGTGTGGGTCGGTCGGGACGACAACACGCCGATGGGGCTGTCGGGCTCATCCGGTGCCTTGCCGATCTGGCTCGATCTCATGCGCAACAGCGATGTTCATCCTATCCCGCGTGTCCTGCCCGATTCGATGGCATTGCGTTGGGTGGAGCCGGCCACTGGTCGGGCCGCCGGCCCGGAGTGTGCCGGTGCGATCGAGTTGCCGTTCCAGCAAGGCACTGGCCCGGGCAATCCGGTACCCTGCGCGTTGACGGAGCGATGGGCGGTGCACCCGGATGAAAACTCGCCGGTGCAGCACCTTCGCCAGTGGTGGCAGGATTTGTTGGGCCGCTAG
- the phoR gene encoding phosphate regulon sensor histidine kinase PhoR, with protein MQPWGREWWRLFLILVVTGGMGAWFDALSWGLCAGLAISLVWQLWQLRRFELWLMGRGPRLDEGRHDIWAEVAGQVLRIKRRSQKRKRRLSLILKQFLRSTAALPDGTVVLSADSRIVWFNHAAQRLLGLRSPHDTGQWVANLIRAPAFVRYLDDASYDQTVEIPSAHEPDTTLSLQIVPYGDDQRLLVVRDVSRERRLDQVRKDFVANASHELRTPLTVLSGYVEMLLDDVGRDHSAWAGPLTDMREQTVRMEQLLADLLLLSRLDESPRAAAMQPVDLTHLLRRCCAEGARVAADKVTIEAEIDESLVLRGVEGELRSIFDNLISNAVKYTAPGGKVRLKAARVGEGLQVEVVDTGIGIAPEHLPRLTERFYRVDGGRGRDQGGTGLGLAIVKHALQRHDAQLLIQSQQGVGSRFQCLFPAHRVLAVSALENCG; from the coding sequence GTGCAGCCTTGGGGTCGAGAGTGGTGGCGGCTGTTCTTGATATTGGTCGTCACGGGCGGTATGGGCGCTTGGTTCGACGCGCTCTCGTGGGGTTTGTGCGCCGGATTGGCGATCAGCCTGGTCTGGCAGCTCTGGCAGCTTCGCCGCTTCGAGTTGTGGCTGATGGGGCGCGGCCCGCGACTGGACGAGGGACGGCATGATATCTGGGCCGAGGTGGCCGGTCAGGTATTGCGCATCAAACGCCGGAGCCAGAAGCGAAAGCGCAGACTTTCCCTGATTCTGAAGCAATTCCTGAGATCCACCGCGGCGCTTCCCGATGGAACGGTGGTCCTGTCGGCCGATTCGCGCATCGTCTGGTTCAATCACGCCGCGCAGCGCCTGTTGGGATTGCGTTCACCGCACGACACGGGTCAGTGGGTCGCGAATCTGATCCGTGCCCCGGCCTTCGTCCGCTATCTGGACGACGCAAGCTATGACCAGACGGTCGAGATTCCGTCTGCGCATGAGCCCGATACCACGCTTTCCCTGCAGATCGTGCCTTATGGCGACGATCAGCGTTTGCTGGTGGTACGCGATGTAAGCCGGGAACGCCGTCTCGATCAGGTGCGCAAGGACTTCGTGGCCAATGCTTCCCATGAGTTGCGCACGCCGCTCACGGTCTTGAGCGGCTATGTGGAAATGCTGCTTGATGACGTCGGCCGGGATCACTCGGCTTGGGCTGGTCCGCTCACGGATATGCGTGAACAGACCGTTCGGATGGAGCAGTTGCTGGCCGACCTGTTGCTTCTGTCGCGTCTGGACGAGTCACCGCGCGCTGCGGCGATGCAGCCGGTTGATTTGACCCATTTGCTGCGGCGCTGCTGCGCCGAAGGGGCCCGGGTTGCCGCGGACAAGGTGACGATCGAGGCCGAGATCGACGAGTCATTGGTGCTGCGTGGCGTGGAAGGGGAGTTGCGCAGTATCTTCGATAACCTGATCTCGAATGCAGTGAAGTACACCGCTCCGGGCGGTAAGGTTCGTCTCAAGGCGGCGCGCGTCGGCGAGGGCTTGCAGGTGGAAGTCGTCGACACCGGGATCGGAATCGCGCCGGAGCATTTGCCGCGTCTGACCGAGCGGTTCTATCGCGTCGATGGCGGGCGCGGGCGTGACCAGGGCGGAACCGGCCTGGGTTTGGCGATCGTCAAACACGCCCTTCAGCGGCATGACGCTCAACTCCTTATTCAAAGCCAGCAGGGCGTTGGCAGCCGCTTTCAATGCCTGTTTCCCGCGCATCGGGTATTGGCCGTGAGCGCCCTCGAAAACTGCGGTTGA